The following proteins come from a genomic window of Ailuropoda melanoleuca isolate Jingjing chromosome 2, ASM200744v2, whole genome shotgun sequence:
- the LOC100467284 gene encoding olfactory receptor 11A1: MVILPWENQTTIVEFVLRGFSSNRQLNIFLFITFFAFYVLIISGNILIVLLVLFSHHLHTPMYFFLVNLSFLEICYTSNIVPKMLLIIIAEQKTISVAGCLAQFYFFGSLAATECLLLTVMSYDRYLAICQPLRYPILMTGPLCVRLAASSWLCSFLLTAITMVLLSTLPFCGPNEIDHFFCDFTPLVHLSCTDTSLTETIAFATSSAVTLVPFLLIAASYSWILVAILRIPSGTGRRKACSTCSSHLTVVAVFYGTLIATYLVPSANSSQLLRKGFSLLYTILTPMFNPIIYSLRNRDIHEALKMCLSKKPAFLLS; this comes from the coding sequence ATGGTGATACTGCCCTGGGAAAACCAAACGACCATAGTGGAATTTGTGCTTCGAGGATTCTCCTCCAACCGACAgctaaatattttcctctttataaCATTTTTCGCTTTCTACGTCTTAATCATTTCTGGAAACATCCTCATTGTTCTGCTAGTCTTGTTCAGCcaccacctccacacccccatgtacttcttcctggtgAACTTGTCCTttctagagatctgctatacCTCCAATATTGTCCCCAAGATGTTGCTGATTATCATAGCTGAACAGAAGACTATCTCTGTGGCTGGGTGCCTGGCCCAGTTCTACTTCTTTGGATCCCTGGCTGCAACAGAGTGTCTCCTGCTCACTGTGATGTCCTATGACCGATACCTGGCCATCTGCCAACCTCTCCGGTATCCCATCCTCATGACTGGCCCCCTTTGTGTTAGGCTGGCTGCCAGCTCTTGGCTCTGCAGCTTCCTCCTTACAGCAATCACCATGGTCCTACTGTCTACACTACCCTTCTGTGGACCCAATGAAATCGATCACTTCTTCTGCGACTTCACCCCTCTGGTCCATCTCTCCTGCACGGACACCTCACTGACTGAGACCATCGCCTTCGCCACCTCTTCTGCAGTGACTCTGGTTCCCTTTCTCCTCATTGCTGCCTCCTATTCCTGGATTCTTGTGGCTATCCTGAGAATTCCATCTGGCACAGGCCGGAGAAAGGCCtgctccacctgctcctcccacctcactGTGGTCGCAGTGTTTTATGGGACACTCATTGCCACGTACCTTGTGCCTTCGGCCAACTCTTCACAACTCTTGCGCAAAGGATTCTCTCTGCTTTATACCATCCTGACACCCATGTtcaaccccatcatctacagcctgagaaaTAGAGACATCCACGAAGCCCTGAAGATGTGCTTGAGTAAGAAGCCAGCTTTCCTCCTTAGCTGA